The proteins below are encoded in one region of Segatella copri:
- a CDS encoding Bax inhibitor-1/YccA family protein — translation MTEKEMYNLINSQNNQQSNGFAVNEKERGISGVFSALMRKVYTWMTLALLITGVTAYGVASSPTLLMTLMTSRGLLFGLIIAELALVFIITGALQRLSLTTATLLFIVYSVLNGAMLSSVFVVYTMTSIAKVFFITAGTFGAMAFYGYTTRKDLTSLGKILFMALIGLIIATIVNMFLKSSGFDYILSYAGVAIFVGLTAWDSQKIKQMLQTQYDMSEGAQKLALIGALTLYLDFINLFLYLLRIFGGSNKE, via the coding sequence ATGACAGAAAAGGAAATGTACAATCTGATAAATAGTCAGAACAACCAGCAGAGCAATGGCTTTGCTGTTAATGAGAAAGAGCGAGGTATAAGCGGGGTTTTCTCTGCTTTGATGCGCAAAGTGTATACATGGATGACCTTAGCTCTCCTGATTACGGGCGTTACTGCCTATGGTGTAGCTAGTAGTCCTACCCTGCTGATGACCTTGATGACAAGCCGCGGCTTGCTCTTTGGTCTGATTATCGCAGAGCTCGCCCTGGTATTCATCATTACCGGTGCCCTACAGAGACTCTCCCTGACTACGGCCACCCTACTCTTCATCGTCTACTCGGTTTTGAATGGTGCCATGCTTTCATCCGTATTCGTAGTTTATACGATGACAAGTATTGCCAAGGTATTTTTTATTACAGCCGGCACATTCGGAGCGATGGCTTTCTATGGTTACACTACCAGGAAGGATTTGACCTCTTTAGGAAAAATACTCTTCATGGCGCTGATTGGTCTGATTATCGCTACCATAGTAAACATGTTCTTGAAGAGTTCTGGGTTTGATTACATTTTGAGTTACGCCGGCGTAGCCATCTTCGTTGGCTTGACCGCTTGGGACAGTCAGAAGATCAAGCAGATGCTCCAGACACAATACGACATGAGCGAGGGCGCACAGAAACTGGCACTCATCGGAGCCTTGACTCTGTATCTCGACTTTATCAATCTCTTCCTCTACTTGCTCCGCATCTTCGGAGGCAGTAACAAGGAATAA
- a CDS encoding DUF2795 domain-containing protein: protein MYWTLELASKLEDAPWPATKEELIDYATRSGAPLEVLENLQEIEDEGDVYESIEDIWPDYPSKDDFLWNDDEY from the coding sequence ATGTATTGGACACTTGAATTGGCTTCAAAGCTTGAAGATGCACCATGGCCTGCAACAAAAGAAGAGTTGATTGACTATGCAACTCGCTCTGGTGCGCCTCTAGAAGTTCTAGAGAATTTGCAGGAGATAGAAGACGAAGGCGATGTTTACGAAAGCATCGAAGACATCTGGCCTGATTATCCTTCAAAGGATGACTTCTTGTGGAATGATGACGAGTACTAA
- a CDS encoding transposase, with protein sequence MNTGLDQYMDIFKDAVEDSAAKITKSFEKILIEVIILFMVIPRKINFTQMGRYGLHVEQTYRNAFGLKKSKCIDWLKLNVSLAKRFLGKQGRWAIAIGPSYISKAGKKTPHIGRFWSGCAQSVKHGLEIMGIGLIDIDTKDCMMLRAHQSLNNKELSLRNKTMVDFYISVIKRYRKELLKLSTLIVADAYFSTSTFVNGIKKEGFSLISRFRDNACLFYVYTGPRTGKRDRPKTKDGKIDMKNLDLTRMEKMEMKDIEGTAYTLIAYSKALKCKVRLVIWQMPNGKKKLFFSTDTSLSGEEVLLYYRTRFQIEFCFRDAKGYTGLMDCQARDKWKLDFAFNASFTSLNVAKVTMKEMGMEYSMSSFKSLMTNIYLVRRIFKACGYIPNRTLISKIFKDLSCLQRIAA encoded by the coding sequence ATGAATACAGGACTTGACCAATATATGGATATCTTTAAAGATGCAGTTGAAGATTCAGCTGCAAAGATAACAAAAAGTTTCGAGAAAATACTCATCGAGGTGATAATTTTGTTCATGGTAATACCAAGAAAGATAAATTTCACCCAAATGGGGAGGTATGGCTTGCATGTTGAGCAAACCTATCGCAACGCATTCGGCTTGAAAAAGTCGAAGTGCATTGATTGGCTCAAACTTAATGTCTCACTTGCCAAGCGCTTCTTGGGTAAACAGGGAAGATGGGCTATTGCCATTGGTCCCAGCTACATCAGTAAAGCTGGCAAGAAAACACCACATATCGGTCGTTTTTGGTCAGGATGTGCTCAGTCTGTTAAACATGGTCTCGAAATCATGGGTATTGGACTCATTGATATTGATACCAAAGACTGCATGATGTTAAGAGCCCACCAGTCGCTAAATAATAAAGAACTGAGTCTTAGAAACAAGACTATGGTAGATTTCTATATCAGCGTCATTAAGCGTTACCGCAAGGAACTTCTTAAACTCTCAACCCTCATAGTTGCAGATGCTTACTTCTCTACAAGTACATTTGTTAATGGGATAAAGAAAGAAGGTTTCTCTTTGATAAGCCGCTTTCGTGACAATGCTTGTCTCTTTTATGTCTATACTGGTCCACGTACTGGAAAACGTGATCGCCCCAAGACCAAGGATGGCAAGATTGATATGAAGAATCTTGACCTCACTCGAATGGAGAAGATGGAGATGAAAGATATAGAAGGAACAGCTTATACTTTGATTGCCTATTCCAAGGCACTCAAGTGTAAAGTTAGACTTGTCATCTGGCAGATGCCGAATGGCAAGAAGAAACTATTCTTCTCTACAGACACCTCACTTTCGGGTGAAGAGGTACTTCTTTATTATAGAACCAGGTTTCAGATCGAATTTTGCTTTCGTGACGCCAAAGGCTATACTGGTCTTATGGACTGCCAGGCTCGCGATAAGTGGAAACTCGATTTTGCTTTCAATGCTTCGTTCACATCACTAAATGTTGCCAAGGTAACTATGAAGGAGATGGGAATGGAATATTCTATGTCTTCATTCAAGTCACTGATGACCAACATTTATCTGGTGAGACGAATTTTTAAAGCATGCGGGTACATCCCGAACCGAACTTTAATTAGCAAGATTTTCAAAGATCTCTCGTGCTTACAGCGTATAGCTGCTTAG
- a CDS encoding CfxA family broad-spectrum class A beta-lactamase has protein sequence MKKNRKKKIVVLCIALVCIFILVFSLSHKSATKGSANPPLTDVLTDSISQIVSACPGEIGVAVIINNTDTVSVNNKSIYPMMSVFKVHQALALCNDFDKKGLSLDTLVKINREKLDPKTWSPMMKDYSAPVISLTVRDLLRYTLSQSDNNASNIMFKNMLNTAQTDSFIAKLIPRSSFQIAYTEEEMSADHDKAYSNYTSPLGAAMLMNRLFTESLISNEKQDFIKNALKECKTGIDRIVAPLLDKEGVVIAHKTGSGYVNENGILAAQNDVAYICLPNKVCYTLAVFVKDFKGNESQASQFVAHISAVVYSLLINTALN, from the coding sequence ATGAAAAAAAACAGAAAAAAGAAAATCGTAGTTTTGTGTATAGCTTTAGTTTGCATCTTCATCTTGGTGTTCTCATTGTCCCATAAATCAGCTACAAAAGGTAGCGCGAATCCTCCATTAACAGATGTTTTGACTGATAGCATTTCTCAGATTGTCTCGGCTTGTCCTGGTGAAATTGGTGTGGCGGTTATTATTAATAACACAGATACGGTTAGTGTTAATAATAAAAGCATTTATCCTATGATGAGTGTATTTAAGGTTCATCAGGCATTAGCTCTTTGCAATGATTTTGACAAAAAAGGCCTTTCCCTTGATACCTTGGTAAAGATAAATAGGGAAAAACTTGATCCAAAGACATGGAGCCCTATGATGAAAGATTATTCAGCACCAGTTATATCGTTGACAGTAAGAGATCTGTTGCGCTATACTCTTTCCCAGAGCGACAATAATGCAAGCAATATCATGTTTAAGAATATGCTCAATACTGCACAAACAGACAGTTTTATAGCGAAACTCATACCACGTTCGAGTTTTCAGATAGCTTATACAGAAGAGGAAATGTCCGCTGACCATGACAAAGCTTACTCTAATTACACATCTCCTCTTGGTGCTGCAATGTTGATGAATCGTTTGTTTACAGAAAGTCTTATCAGTAATGAGAAACAAGATTTCATTAAGAATGCATTGAAAGAATGTAAAACAGGTATAGATAGGATAGTAGCTCCACTTCTTGATAAAGAAGGGGTTGTAATAGCACATAAGACAGGTTCTGGTTATGTCAATGAAAATGGTATTCTTGCAGCTCAGAATGATGTAGCCTATATATGTCTGCCTAATAAGGTCTGCTATACCTTAGCTGTATTTGTTAAGGATTTCAAGGGAAATGAATCACAAGCGTCACAATTTGTTGCGCATATATCAGCGGTAGTATATTCTTTATTAATCAATACTGCGTTAAATTAA
- a CDS encoding IS1380 family transposase, with protein sequence MAKIQIKSEKLTPFGGIFSIMEQFDALLAQTIDSTLGLRCTMFGYQYSEILRSLMCVYLCGGSCIEDVTTHLMKHLSLHPTLRTCSADTILRAIEELTFKSITYKSASGKSYDFNTADKMNCLLVNALLATGQLKSGQEYDFDFDHQFIETEKYDAKPTYKKFLGYSPGVAVINDMIVGIENRDGNTNVRFNQRETLERIFKRLEASEIYISRARMDCGSCSEEIVDMVEAHCRHFYIRANRCSSFYDSMFALTGWKTVEINGIEFELNSILVEKWKGKPYRLVIQRQRRIDGYLDIWEGEYTYRCILTNDYKSSARDIVEFYNLRGGKERIFDDMNNGFGWNRLPKSFMAQNTVFLLMTALIRNFYKAIMQRLKTHEFGLRATSRIKTFVFKFISVPAKWIKTSRRHVLNIYSDNNAYANLFKTDFG encoded by the coding sequence ATGGCAAAGATACAAATTAAATCAGAGAAACTCACTCCTTTTGGGGGAATTTTTTCGATTATGGAGCAATTTGATGCTCTTTTAGCTCAAACCATAGATTCCACCTTGGGATTGAGATGCACTATGTTTGGTTATCAATATAGCGAGATTCTACGCTCTCTGATGTGCGTATATCTTTGTGGTGGCTCATGTATTGAGGATGTTACAACTCACCTGATGAAACATTTGTCTCTTCATCCAACTCTTCGCACTTGCAGCGCAGACACCATATTACGTGCTATCGAAGAACTGACTTTTAAGAGCATCACCTATAAGTCTGCTTCTGGCAAATCCTATGATTTCAATACTGCAGACAAGATGAACTGCTTACTGGTCAATGCCCTGCTTGCTACTGGTCAATTGAAATCCGGTCAAGAGTATGATTTTGACTTTGACCATCAGTTCATTGAAACAGAGAAGTATGATGCAAAACCAACCTACAAGAAGTTCTTGGGCTATAGTCCAGGGGTGGCAGTCATTAACGACATGATTGTCGGTATTGAAAATAGAGACGGTAACACAAACGTGCGCTTCAACCAAAGAGAGACTTTGGAAAGAATCTTCAAGCGATTGGAGGCTTCGGAAATATATATTTCTCGTGCCCGCATGGATTGCGGCTCATGTTCGGAGGAAATCGTAGATATGGTAGAGGCTCATTGCAGGCATTTTTATATTCGTGCCAACAGATGCTCTTCTTTCTACGATTCCATGTTTGCCTTAACTGGATGGAAAACTGTTGAAATCAACGGTATTGAGTTTGAGTTGAATTCTATCCTTGTTGAGAAATGGAAAGGAAAACCGTATCGTCTTGTCATACAGAGACAAAGGCGAATAGATGGATACCTTGACATTTGGGAAGGCGAATATACCTACAGATGTATACTGACTAACGATTACAAGTCGAGTGCAAGAGACATCGTGGAATTCTACAATCTTCGTGGTGGCAAGGAACGCATCTTCGATGACATGAACAATGGCTTTGGCTGGAATCGATTGCCAAAATCGTTCATGGCACAGAATACTGTATTCCTGCTTATGACAGCTCTCATCAGAAACTTCTACAAAGCTATTATGCAGAGATTGAAAACCCATGAATTTGGATTGCGTGCCACCAGCAGAATCAAGACCTTTGTTTTCAAGTTCATCTCTGTTCCTGCGAAATGGATTAAGACATCACGTAGGCATGTATTGAACATTTACTCAGACAACAATGCTTATGCCAACCTGTTCAAGACAGACTTTGGTTAA
- a CDS encoding DUF6088 family protein encodes MAEIANRIYETSEGQILFISDFSDINDNEKVVSRALSVEEKKGNIVRLANGVYLRPKNTRFGIVYPSIDEMVMAIAQRDKVQIQPSGVTALNKLGLSTQVPTKYTYLTSGSGRVLTLGNRTIELKRSVPKNFAFQTVLAALLVQALRTLGQKNVGNQELSTIRKLVNEEEHKDLFVQDLTLMPVWMRKLITDIIDKNEHYDTLVKSHNR; translated from the coding sequence ATGGCAGAAATAGCAAACCGTATATACGAGACAAGTGAAGGGCAGATTCTCTTCATCTCAGACTTCTCTGACATCAATGATAATGAGAAGGTGGTAAGTCGTGCACTTTCTGTAGAAGAAAAAAAGGGAAATATAGTTCGATTAGCTAATGGGGTTTATCTTCGCCCTAAGAATACCCGATTTGGGATAGTCTATCCATCAATAGATGAAATGGTGATGGCTATAGCCCAGCGAGATAAGGTACAAATACAACCTTCAGGAGTTACAGCGCTCAACAAACTTGGACTCTCAACACAGGTGCCTACAAAATATACTTATCTGACATCGGGAAGTGGAAGAGTCTTGACTCTTGGAAATCGGACTATAGAGTTGAAGAGAAGTGTTCCTAAGAACTTTGCTTTTCAGACAGTGTTGGCAGCGCTTCTTGTACAAGCTCTTAGAACATTAGGACAAAAGAATGTAGGTAATCAAGAACTCTCTACCATAAGAAAATTGGTCAATGAAGAGGAACATAAAGACTTGTTTGTACAAGATCTTACTCTCATGCCAGTATGGATGAGAAAGCTGATAACTGATATAATAGATAAAAACGAGCATTATGACACTTTGGTTAAATCACACAATAGATGA
- a CDS encoding nucleotidyl transferase AbiEii/AbiGii toxin family protein gives MLQRAEEKFRINQVAIEKDWWVTVVLNALFKCSCADQLIFKGGTSLSKGWNLIERFSEDIDLSVNHEFFGIEKTTKNQREKLRKKARRYFLDTVSAELDENLKKLGVEGYHIENVVEEFDEDGKASPVASDKDPSVILVHYESMLGHTIEYIPPRVKIEISCLSMNEPTEDRLISSYIEQTFPGEDEAATATIRTVLPTRTFLEKAFLLCEEFQKQSPRYVRMSRHLYDLERLMDTEFGKQALQNMDLYERIVKHRSIYYAVGYVDYSKLMPSEIDFVPRQELMKDWEGDYAEMCNHFIYGQTLSFEKLLERIKELQDRFRKAF, from the coding sequence ATGTTGCAACGTGCGGAAGAGAAGTTTCGTATTAATCAGGTTGCAATTGAAAAGGACTGGTGGGTAACTGTGGTGCTCAACGCTCTTTTCAAATGTTCATGTGCAGATCAACTTATCTTTAAGGGAGGTACAAGTCTCAGTAAAGGATGGAATTTGATAGAAAGATTCAGTGAGGATATAGACTTATCTGTAAACCATGAATTCTTTGGTATAGAGAAGACGACAAAGAATCAGCGTGAAAAACTTCGCAAGAAGGCACGTAGGTATTTTCTTGATACAGTTTCTGCAGAGTTGGATGAAAATCTAAAGAAACTTGGTGTGGAAGGATACCATATAGAAAATGTAGTAGAGGAATTTGATGAGGATGGTAAGGCAAGTCCCGTTGCAAGTGATAAGGATCCGTCTGTCATTCTCGTTCATTATGAGTCTATGCTTGGTCATACGATAGAGTATATTCCGCCAAGAGTAAAGATAGAGATTAGTTGCTTGTCTATGAACGAGCCTACGGAAGACCGTTTGATTTCATCATATATTGAGCAGACTTTCCCTGGAGAAGATGAGGCGGCTACAGCTACTATAAGGACAGTTTTGCCTACACGAACATTCCTGGAGAAGGCATTCTTGCTATGTGAGGAGTTTCAGAAACAGTCTCCTCGTTATGTCCGAATGTCTAGGCATCTTTATGATCTAGAACGTTTGATGGATACAGAATTTGGCAAACAAGCCCTGCAGAATATGGACTTGTATGAGCGTATTGTTAAGCATCGTTCCATATACTATGCTGTAGGGTATGTAGATTATTCTAAGTTGATGCCGAGCGAGATTGATTTTGTTCCTAGGCAAGAGTTAATGAAGGATTGGGAGGGTGATTATGCAGAGATGTGTAACCACTTTATCTATGGTCAGACTTTATCTTTCGAAAAACTTTTAGAGCGAATCAAGGAGTTGCAAGATAGGTTTAGAAAAGCCTTTTAG
- a CDS encoding PorP/SprF family type IX secretion system membrane protein: MCKKFRYLIVLKRFIIIWILLVGVLEVRAQYDPSFSHYFDMEPSFNPAAVGKQSKLNVTAAYALDMAGFEHNPRTFQVAADMPFFLFNHRHGVGLSLQNDQIGLFTHQRLALQYALQNKLLGGMLSVGVQGGMLSEKFDGSKVDLGESGDPAFSTSDVNGSGMDLSLGLYYQHKAWYVGLSAQHLTSPTINLGETNELKIDATYYLTGGYNIRLRNPFLTIKPSVLVTTDGATWRGDLTGRLVYQYEKRMLYGGVTYSPDRSVTMLVGGSFHGVVLGYSYEVYTSKLSAGNGSHELFVGYQTDINLTKKGRNRHQSVRIL, translated from the coding sequence ATGTGTAAGAAATTCCGTTATCTTATTGTGTTGAAAAGATTTATCATTATATGGATTCTGCTAGTGGGGGTGCTCGAAGTGAGGGCACAGTATGATCCTTCCTTCAGTCATTATTTTGACATGGAACCATCATTCAATCCTGCTGCTGTGGGTAAGCAGTCGAAACTTAATGTTACGGCGGCCTACGCACTTGATATGGCTGGATTCGAACATAACCCCCGTACCTTTCAGGTGGCGGCTGACATGCCTTTCTTCCTGTTCAATCACAGGCATGGAGTAGGCTTATCGTTACAGAATGACCAGATTGGTCTTTTTACTCATCAGCGGCTGGCTTTACAGTATGCTTTGCAGAATAAACTCCTGGGTGGAATGCTGAGCGTGGGTGTGCAAGGAGGTATGCTGAGTGAGAAGTTTGATGGTAGCAAGGTGGATTTGGGAGAAAGTGGTGACCCAGCCTTTTCTACTTCAGACGTAAATGGAAGCGGAATGGATTTGAGTCTGGGTCTGTATTATCAGCATAAGGCTTGGTATGTTGGACTTTCTGCCCAGCATCTTACATCGCCTACGATTAATCTAGGTGAGACCAACGAATTGAAAATAGATGCCACATATTATTTGACTGGTGGATACAATATTCGACTGAGAAATCCGTTCTTAACAATAAAGCCGTCTGTTCTTGTTACAACAGATGGTGCCACATGGCGAGGCGACCTGACAGGAAGATTGGTTTACCAATATGAGAAACGGATGTTGTATGGTGGAGTAACCTACAGTCCGGACAGATCGGTAACCATGCTGGTAGGCGGTAGTTTTCATGGGGTAGTGCTTGGTTACAGTTACGAGGTATATACCTCCAAACTCAGTGCCGGAAATGGCAGTCATGAACTCTTTGTAGGGTATCAGACCGATATCAACCTGACCAAGAAAGGCAGAAACCGCCATCAGAGCGTCAGAATATTATAA
- a CDS encoding SUMF1/EgtB/PvdO family nonheme iron enzyme, which yields MKKSILLLSAFAILLTLSGCFGAKQASVAGRGGEVVGVSGRSFVEPAPYGMVKINRGFLKMGMETQDSLWGMKTPRKDVSVDGFWMDDTEITNSEYKQFVAYVRDSILRTRLADPAYGGDETYMITEDKNGDPVTPHVNWKKALPKKPNEDEQRAFESLYETNPVTGEKLIDWRQLNYKYEIYDYTAAAQRKFRLNPQERTFNTDVKINPDEVVMISKDTAYYDDEGRVVRETINRPLSGPWDFLNTYIVNVYPDTTCWVNDFRNAENETYLRSYFSNPAYNDYPVVGVTWEQANAFCAWRTDYLLKGLGPEARFVQRYRLPTEAEWEYAARGKNQNEFPWDNADVKNGDGCFYANFKPDRGNYTKDGNLITSKVAIYSPNSNGLYDMAGNVAEWTSTVYTEAGVDAMSDFNPTLQYNAAIEDPYRLKKKSVRGGSWKDPESFIRSAWRTFEYQNQPRSYIGFRCVRSLATTASGKQKPLKNKNRR from the coding sequence ATGAAGAAAAGTATATTGCTCCTTAGTGCATTCGCTATATTGCTCACCTTGAGCGGCTGCTTCGGTGCCAAGCAAGCTTCTGTTGCAGGCAGAGGTGGCGAGGTGGTTGGCGTGAGCGGTAGAAGCTTTGTAGAGCCAGCCCCTTATGGTATGGTAAAGATAAACCGTGGCTTCCTGAAAATGGGAATGGAGACCCAAGACTCACTCTGGGGAATGAAAACACCACGCAAGGATGTGTCGGTGGATGGATTCTGGATGGATGATACCGAAATCACCAATTCAGAATATAAGCAGTTTGTGGCTTATGTGCGCGATTCTATTCTTCGTACCCGTCTGGCTGATCCTGCTTATGGAGGCGACGAGACTTACATGATTACTGAAGATAAGAATGGCGATCCGGTTACACCTCATGTAAACTGGAAGAAAGCGCTGCCTAAGAAACCTAATGAGGATGAGCAGAGAGCTTTTGAAAGTTTGTATGAAACCAATCCGGTTACAGGAGAAAAACTCATCGACTGGCGCCAGCTCAACTATAAATACGAAATCTATGATTATACAGCTGCGGCTCAGCGTAAGTTCCGTCTTAATCCCCAGGAACGTACCTTCAACACCGATGTGAAGATAAATCCGGACGAGGTGGTGATGATTTCAAAAGATACCGCTTATTATGATGATGAGGGTAGAGTGGTGCGTGAGACCATCAACCGTCCGCTTTCAGGACCATGGGACTTCCTGAATACCTATATCGTGAATGTTTATCCTGACACTACCTGTTGGGTAAACGACTTCAGAAATGCAGAGAATGAAACCTATCTGAGAAGTTATTTCAGCAATCCTGCGTATAATGACTATCCGGTAGTAGGTGTTACCTGGGAACAGGCAAATGCCTTCTGCGCCTGGAGAACAGACTATCTTTTGAAGGGCTTAGGTCCTGAAGCAAGATTTGTGCAGCGTTACCGTCTGCCAACCGAGGCAGAATGGGAATATGCTGCAAGAGGCAAGAACCAGAATGAATTTCCTTGGGACAATGCGGATGTAAAGAACGGGGATGGCTGTTTTTACGCCAATTTCAAACCAGACAGGGGCAACTATACCAAAGACGGCAACCTGATAACCAGCAAGGTGGCTATCTATTCGCCAAATTCTAATGGACTTTACGATATGGCTGGTAATGTGGCAGAGTGGACAAGTACCGTTTATACAGAGGCGGGTGTTGACGCAATGAGCGATTTTAACCCAACTTTACAGTATAATGCTGCCATAGAAGATCCTTACCGTTTGAAGAAGAAGAGTGTAAGAGGTGGTTCCTGGAAAGACCCTGAGTCGTTTATCCGTTCGGCATGGCGCACTTTCGAGTACCAGAATCAGCCTCGCTCATACATCGGATTCCGTTGCGTGAGAAGTCTTGCTACTACGGCAAGCGGAAAACAGAAACCATTGAAGAATAAGAATAGGAGATAA